DNA from Bordetella genomosp. 13:
CGAACTGGAAGACTTTCCCTCGAATCTCATTCCCGGGTTCTACGAACGGCTCTCCACGTGGCTGCCGACGCTGATCGAGCACCGCTGCAGCCCGGGCGTGCGCGGCGGTTTCCTGATGCGGCTGCGCGAAGGCACCTGGCCCGGCCATATCCTCGAGCACGTCACGCTCGAACTGCAGAACCTGGCCGGCCTGCCCGGCGGATTCGGCAAGGCGCGCGAAACTTCCACCCGCGGCGTCTACAAGGTGGTGGTGCGCGCCTGGCAGGAAGACGTCACGCGAGCCGCCCTGCAGGAAGGCCGCGACCTGGTCATGGCCGCCATCGAAGACCGTCCTTTCGACGTGGACAGCGCCGTGTCGCGGCTGCGCGGCATGGTCGACTCGCTGTGCCTCGGGCCCAGCACGGCCTGCATCGTCGATGCCGCCGACGATCGCGACATCCCCTACATCCGCCTGTTCGACGGCAACCTGGTCCAGCTAGGCTATGGCGCTCGCCAGCGCCGCATCTGGACCGCCGAGACCGACCGCACCAGCGCCATCGCCGAAGGCGTCTCGCGCGACAAGGACCTGACCAAGTCGCTGCTGCAGACCTGCGGCGTGCCGGTGCCCGAGGGCCGCCTGGTGGAAAGCGTCGAAGACGCCTGGGAAGCCGCGCAGGACATCGGCCTGCCGGTGGTGGTCAAGCCGTATGACGGCAACCACGGGCGCGGCGTGTTCACCAACCTGATGACCCGGCAAGAGGTCGAGTCGGCCTATGCCGTGGCCGTCGAGGAAGGCAGCGGGGTGATGGTCGAGCGCTTCGTCCTGGGCAACGAGCATCGCCTGCTGGTGGTGGGCGGCCGCATGGTGGCCGCGGCCGCCGGCGAGCCCGCCTGGGTCACCGGCGACGGCAAGTCCACCATCGAAGACCTGATCGACATCCAGATCAACACCGACCCGCGGCGCGGCCGCGCCGAGACCTGCCCGCTGAACCCCGTGCGCCTGGACTCGGCGGCGCGCCTGGAGATCGCGCGCCAGGGCATGAACGCCCACACCGTGCCCCCGGCCGGCCGCCGCGTGCTCATCCAGCGCAGCGGCAACGTGGCCTTCGACGTCACCGAGCGCGTGCATCCCGACACCGCGGCCGCCGTGGTGCTGGCGGCCCGCACCGTGGGCCTGGACATCGCGGGCGTGGATCTGGTGGCCGAAGACATCTCGCGCCCGCTGGCCGACCAGCGCGGCGCCATCGTCGAGGTCAATGCGGGCCCGGGCCTGCTCATGCACCTGAAGCCCGCGGACGGCAAGCCGCAGCCGGTGGGCCGCGCCATCGTCGACCATCTGTTCGGCGAAGACGACGACGGCCGCATCCCCGTGGTGGGCGTCACCGGCACCAACGGCAAGACCGTGGTGTCGCGCCTCATCGCCCGCCTGCTGCAGCTGTCCGGCCGGCAGACCGGCCTGGCATGCAGCGAAGGGCTCTACATCGACCGCCGCATGCTGCAGTCCGGCGACCGCGCCGACTGGGCCGCGGGCCGCCGCCTGCTGATGAACCGTACGCTGGAAGCCGCCGTCATCGAGAACGACAGCGGCGTCATCCTGGGCCAGGGCCTGGCCTATGACCGCTGCCAGGTCGGCGTGGTGACCAACATCGACGAGGGCGACCACCTGGGCGACTTCGACATCGGCGATGCCGACCGGCTGTACGGCGTGTTCCGCACGCAGGTCGACGTCGTGCTGCCCGGCGGCGCCACCGTGCTGAACGCGCGCGATCCGCGCGTGGTCGAGATGGCCGGTCTGTCCGATGGCGAAGTCGTGTACTTCGGGCTCGATCCCGCCCTGCCCACGCTGGCTTCGCACCTGGCGCTGGGCAAGCGCGCCGTCACCGTGCGCGACGGCCAGATCGTGCTGGCGCGCGGCCGCGACGAACAGGCCGTGGCGCAGGTCTCGGCGGTGCCCTTGACCTGCGGCGGCCGCGTCGCCTTCCAGATCGAGAACGTGCTGGCCGCGGTGGCGGCGGCCTGGGCGCTGGACATTCCGCTGGCCGTGATACGCGTCGGCGTCGAGACCTTCGGCGTGGACCAGAACGACGCGCCGTGGCGCTTCACCGTGTTCGAGCGCGACGGCGTCACGGTGGTGGTGGACGGCGCGCACAATGCGCCCGCGCTGCGCGCGCTGATCGCGGCCATCGGCCAATTCGGCGGCACGCGGCTTACCGCCGTGTACGGCGCCGGCGTCGACCGGCGCGACGACGCCCTGCTCGAACAGGGCAGGCTGCTGGGCCAGGCCTTCGACAGCCTGGTGCTCTACGACGATGCCACCACGCCCACCAAGCGAGCGCCCGGCCAGGCCCGCGCGCTGCTGCGCCAGGGCGCCGAACAGGGCGGCCGCGCGCGCGACATTCGCGACGAGCCGGACCATGCCACCGCCATCCGCCACACGCTGGCGCAGGCGCAGCCCGGCGATCTGGTGCTGCTGCAATCCGACGAAGCCAACTCCGGGCCCACCACCGAGACGGTGCGGCGCTGGATCCAGCACGCCTGACTTTTTCGTTCGTTTCCGAGACAGGAAATCCGCCATGGAAGTCTCCCGCATCCGCGCCCTGCGCGGCCCCAACCTCTGGAGCCGCAACACGGCCATCGAAGCCATCGTGGCGTGCAGCGATCCCGAATGCTCCATCGATGACATGCCCGAGTTCGAAGCGCGGCTGCGCGCCCGCTTCCCGCAGATCGGGCTGCTGCGGCCGGAGGGCCATCAGGGCGCGGTGTCGATGGCGCACGTGCTGCAGGCCATCGCCGTCAGCCTGCAGGCCCATGCGGGCTGCCCCGTCACCTTCGGCCGCACCTCGGCCACGGTCGAGCCTGGCGTGTTCCAGATCGCGGTCGAATACAGCGAGGAAGCGGTAGGCAAGCTGGCCCTCGAACTGGCCTGCGCGTTGCTGGAGGCCGCGCGCGACGACCAGCCGTTCGACCTGCAGGCCGCGCTGGCGCGGCTGCGCGAACTGGACGAGGACATCCGACTGGGCCCCAGCACCGGCGCCATCGTGGCCGCCGCCGTGGCGCGCAACATTCCCTATCACCGCCTGACGCAGGGCAGCCTGGTGCAGTTCGGCTGGGGCAGCCGCCAGCGCCGCATCCAGGCCGCCGAAACGGACAACACCAGCGCCATCGCCGAATCCATCGCGCAGGACAAGGACCTGACCAAGATGCTGCTGGACGCGGCCGGCGTGCCCGTGCCCAGCGGCCGGCTGGTCGAGTCGGCCGAAGAGGCCTGGGAAGCCGCGCAGGAGCTGGGCGGCCCGGTCGTGGTCAAGCCGCGCGACGGCAGCCAGGGGCGCGGCGTGGCGGTCAACATCGACACGCGCGAACGCGTGATGCAGGCCTACGAGGCCGCCAGCGACATCAGCTCCGACGTCATCGTCGAACGCTACATACCCGGCCACGACTTCCGCCTGCTGGTGGTGGGCAATCATCTGGTGGCGGCGGCGCGGCGCGATCCGCCGCAGGTCACGGGCGACGGCGTGCATTCCATCCGCCAGCTGGTCGAACAGGTCAACGCCGATCCGCTGCGCGGCGATGGCCATGCCACCTCGCTGACGCGCATCCGCTTCGACGACATCGCGCTGGCCACGCTGGCCAAGCAAGGCTATGACGCAGACACCGTGCCGCCGGCCGGCACGCTGGTCGTGCTGCGCAACAACGCCAACCTCAGCACGGGCGGGTCGGCCACCGACGTCACCGACGAAGTGCATCCCGACCTGGCCGCGCGCGCGGTGACTGCCGCGCGCATGATAGGCCTGGACATCTGCGGCGTGGACGTGGTGGCCGAGACCGTGCACCTGCCGCTGGAAGACCAGCATGGCGGCGTGGTGGAAGTGAACGCCGCGCCGGGCCTGCGCATGCACCTGAACCCCTCGTTCGGCAAGGGACGCCCCGTGGGCGAAGCCATCGTCGGGCAGATGTTCGCCGACGGCGACGACGGCCGCATTCCCGTGGTGGCGGTGGCCGGCACCAACGGCAAGACCACCACCGTGCGCCTGACCGCGCACCTGCTGGCCTGCGCCGGCAATCGCGTCGGCATGACGAACTCGGACGGCGTGTACGTGCAGTCGCAGCGCATCGACACCGGCGACTGCAGCGGTCCGCGCAGCGCGCGCCGCATCCTGCTGCATCCCGGCGTGGACGCGGCCGTGTTCGAGACGGCGCGCGGCGGCATCCTGCGCGAGGGCCTGGCCTTCGACCGCTGCGACGTGGCCATCGTCACCAACATCGGCATGGGCGACCACCTGGGCCTGGGCTACATCGCCACGGTGGAAGACCTGGCCGTGGTCAAGCGCGTGATCGTGCAGTACGTGCGCCCGGGCGGCATGGCGGTGCTGAACGCCGCCGACCCCATCGTGGCCGACATGGCCAGCGCCTGCCCGGGTTCGGTCACGTTCTTCGCCAACGACCCCGACCATCCCATCATTGCCACCCACCGCGCGCAGGGCCAGCGCGTGGTCTATCGCCAGGACGACGCCATCGTCGCCCACCAGGGCGACACGCGCGTGCTGCTGCCGCTGTCGGCCATACCGCTCACGCGCGGGGGCGCCATCGCCTTCCAGATCGAGAACGCGATGGCGGCCGTGGCCGCCGCCTGGGCGCTGGGATTGCCCTGGGACACCATACGCGCCGGCCTGGCGGGCTTCGTCAACGACGCGGCGACCGCCCCGGGACGCTTCAACATGTTCGACTACGGCGGCGCCACGCTGATCGCGGACTACGGCCACAATCCCGATGCGATCCTGGCGCTGGTGAAGGCCGTCGACGCCCTGCCCGCGCGCCGCCGCAGCGTCGTGATCAGCGGCGCGGGCGACAGGCGCGACGAAGACCTGCGCCGCCAGACCGAGATCCTGGGCGACGCCTTCGACGAGGTGGTGCTGTACGAAGACCAGTGCCAGCGCGGCCGCGCCGATGGCGAAGTGCTAGCGCTGCTGCGCCAGGGCCTGGCCCGCGCGCAGCGAGCCAGCGCCATCGAAGAGATCCGCGGCGAGTTCCTGGCCATCGATCGGGCGCTGGCCCGTCTCGCGCCCGGCGACCTTTGCCTGATTCTGGTGGACCAGGTGGAAGAGGCGCTGGCGCACATCGCGCAGCGCGTCAGCGAGCGCAATGCCGCGGTGGCCGTGGCGCCGGCGCGATAAGCCCGACAGCCTCGGTTACGTACTCCCCTCAAAGACGGTCAAATGGTCACCCAGGTGTAACAGCCCCTGGACGACCCGCTCGCGGCGCCCCATCCGCCGGCCACGCGGTCCGGCGATCGTCGCGATTGCGGCTCCTATGCGGGCTGCGCGCGCGCGCACGACCGGCCGCGCCTGCCCCGCAGAATACGGCTTCCGCAGCATTTACATTTGCCCACACCGCCTGTTTGACAGCCCCTGTGACCCCCTGGTGTAGTGGCTACACAGCAAGCTGATCAGCTTTCGTACTCAATCGCGGCGGCAACCGACGGCCATCGGAAGTCTCCCGCATCTTGGCAAGGAGAGGACGACATGAACAACGACATCGTTGCTGGCAAGTGGAAGCAGCTCAAGGGCAAGGCCAAGGCTGCCTGGGGTGATCTGACCGACGACGAGTTGACCCGCACCGAGGGCAACGCGGAACGCCTGGCCGGCCTGATCCAGGAGCGCTACGGCAAGACGCGCGAAGACGCGCAGCGCGAAGTGCGCGAGTTCTTCGACCGCAATCCCTGATAGGGCGCGGCCCCACTCTCGAGGAGAAACACGATGCTCTACTACGCTGTAGTTTTCTTCGTCATCGCCATCATCGCGGCGGTCCTGGGCTTCGGCGGCATTGCCGCGGGCGCGGCCGGTATCGCCAAGATCCTGTTCTTCGTATTCCTGGTGCTTGCCCTGCTCTCGATCCTGGGCGGCGCCTTCCGACGATAACGGAGGTTATGCATGATGATGACACGCAAATGGATGGCCGCCGTGCTCGTTGGAGCCGGCACCGCCCTGTCCGCCACCGCCCATGCGGCGGATGGCGCGGGCGAGAAACAGTCGGTGGGCGAGTACGTATCGGACGCCACAATCAGCACGAAGGTGCGTGCCGCCTTCGTGGGTGACAAGGCGCTCAGCGCCCTGGACATCGC
Protein-coding regions in this window:
- the cphA gene encoding cyanophycin synthetase — its product is MEVSRIRALRGPNLWSRNTAIEAIVACSDPECSIDDMPEFEARLRARFPQIGLLRPEGHQGAVSMAHVLQAIAVSLQAHAGCPVTFGRTSATVEPGVFQIAVEYSEEAVGKLALELACALLEAARDDQPFDLQAALARLRELDEDIRLGPSTGAIVAAAVARNIPYHRLTQGSLVQFGWGSRQRRIQAAETDNTSAIAESIAQDKDLTKMLLDAAGVPVPSGRLVESAEEAWEAAQELGGPVVVKPRDGSQGRGVAVNIDTRERVMQAYEAASDISSDVIVERYIPGHDFRLLVVGNHLVAAARRDPPQVTGDGVHSIRQLVEQVNADPLRGDGHATSLTRIRFDDIALATLAKQGYDADTVPPAGTLVVLRNNANLSTGGSATDVTDEVHPDLAARAVTAARMIGLDICGVDVVAETVHLPLEDQHGGVVEVNAAPGLRMHLNPSFGKGRPVGEAIVGQMFADGDDGRIPVVAVAGTNGKTTTVRLTAHLLACAGNRVGMTNSDGVYVQSQRIDTGDCSGPRSARRILLHPGVDAAVFETARGGILREGLAFDRCDVAIVTNIGMGDHLGLGYIATVEDLAVVKRVIVQYVRPGGMAVLNAADPIVADMASACPGSVTFFANDPDHPIIATHRAQGQRVVYRQDDAIVAHQGDTRVLLPLSAIPLTRGGAIAFQIENAMAAVAAAWALGLPWDTIRAGLAGFVNDAATAPGRFNMFDYGGATLIADYGHNPDAILALVKAVDALPARRRSVVISGAGDRRDEDLRRQTEILGDAFDEVVLYEDQCQRGRADGEVLALLRQGLARAQRASAIEEIRGEFLAIDRALARLAPGDLCLILVDQVEEALAHIAQRVSERNAAVAVAPAR
- a CDS encoding DUF1328 domain-containing protein, encoding MLYYAVVFFVIAIIAAVLGFGGIAAGAAGIAKILFFVFLVLALLSILGGAFRR
- the cphA gene encoding cyanophycin synthetase, with product MKKRDIEFLDVVALRGPNIWTYRPVLEAWVDIGELEDFPSNLIPGFYERLSTWLPTLIEHRCSPGVRGGFLMRLREGTWPGHILEHVTLELQNLAGLPGGFGKARETSTRGVYKVVVRAWQEDVTRAALQEGRDLVMAAIEDRPFDVDSAVSRLRGMVDSLCLGPSTACIVDAADDRDIPYIRLFDGNLVQLGYGARQRRIWTAETDRTSAIAEGVSRDKDLTKSLLQTCGVPVPEGRLVESVEDAWEAAQDIGLPVVVKPYDGNHGRGVFTNLMTRQEVESAYAVAVEEGSGVMVERFVLGNEHRLLVVGGRMVAAAAGEPAWVTGDGKSTIEDLIDIQINTDPRRGRAETCPLNPVRLDSAARLEIARQGMNAHTVPPAGRRVLIQRSGNVAFDVTERVHPDTAAAVVLAARTVGLDIAGVDLVAEDISRPLADQRGAIVEVNAGPGLLMHLKPADGKPQPVGRAIVDHLFGEDDDGRIPVVGVTGTNGKTVVSRLIARLLQLSGRQTGLACSEGLYIDRRMLQSGDRADWAAGRRLLMNRTLEAAVIENDSGVILGQGLAYDRCQVGVVTNIDEGDHLGDFDIGDADRLYGVFRTQVDVVLPGGATVLNARDPRVVEMAGLSDGEVVYFGLDPALPTLASHLALGKRAVTVRDGQIVLARGRDEQAVAQVSAVPLTCGGRVAFQIENVLAAVAAAWALDIPLAVIRVGVETFGVDQNDAPWRFTVFERDGVTVVVDGAHNAPALRALIAAIGQFGGTRLTAVYGAGVDRRDDALLEQGRLLGQAFDSLVLYDDATTPTKRAPGQARALLRQGAEQGGRARDIRDEPDHATAIRHTLAQAQPGDLVLLQSDEANSGPTTETVRRWIQHA
- a CDS encoding BON domain-containing protein, encoding MMTRKWMAAVLVGAGTALSATAHAADGAGEKQSVGEYVSDATISTKVRAAFVGDKALSALDIAVETNNGVVTLTGSVATAEQVNHAADVTRGVDGVKQVKNNIKVDPSKAK
- a CDS encoding CsbD family protein; translation: MNNDIVAGKWKQLKGKAKAAWGDLTDDELTRTEGNAERLAGLIQERYGKTREDAQREVREFFDRNP